From a single Alkalihalophilus pseudofirmus genomic region:
- a CDS encoding YjbA family protein, translating to MVHIRDVWVNWFEGEENGYNVCDFFEWRSDDRIEVLDQAILIKVSQELYDYIENHLSDLPEDLLEAVHQQSYLRKNMSRIQLDYCFIATDGAGIIAVDTMGYKTPIRKSRLTPRQDQIVYEMLEQNQFETFELKEKHEPKEYHILSPDPDDMRGLTRKERQLKQLLYMALDQLYHSGNDAEVRYWYTEWNPRDYVRIQMMTRDEAWHELYNEVKAGWSKQHHHLCEAMVKGQAFFEKLWELEHGESVK from the coding sequence ATGGTCCATATCAGGGACGTATGGGTCAATTGGTTTGAAGGGGAAGAGAATGGTTATAACGTGTGCGATTTTTTTGAATGGCGCAGTGATGACCGAATCGAGGTACTCGATCAAGCAATTTTGATTAAAGTCAGCCAGGAATTATACGATTATATTGAAAATCATTTGTCAGACCTGCCAGAAGATTTACTTGAAGCCGTACACCAGCAAAGTTATTTACGTAAAAATATGTCACGGATTCAATTGGATTATTGTTTTATTGCAACAGATGGTGCTGGCATCATCGCTGTTGATACTATGGGCTACAAAACACCGATTAGGAAAAGCCGCCTGACACCTAGACAGGATCAAATTGTCTATGAAATGCTAGAACAAAATCAATTTGAGACATTTGAGTTAAAAGAAAAACATGAACCTAAAGAATATCATATCTTATCTCCAGACCCAGATGATATGCGCGGCCTTACTCGTAAGGAGCGTCAGCTGAAACAGCTTTTATATATGGCGCTAGATCAGCTTTATCACTCAGGGAATGATGCAGAAGTACGTTATTGGTACACGGAATGGAATCCTAGAGACTATGTCAGAATTCAGATGATGACTAGGGATGAAGCATGGCATGAATTATATAATGAAGTCAAAGCAGGGTGGTCAAAACAGCATCATCATTTATGTGAAGCAATGGTGAAGGGACAAGCCTTCTTTGAAAAGCTGTGGGAACTAGAGCATGGAGAAAGTGTAAAGTAA
- a CDS encoding DUF2268 domain-containing protein, translated as MIRIGIVRTDKWLTLYLAEWKKKSNLMQKIAWHQKMLISPLEKVSDSLPDTNKLQQHFIQSGLILPEEDSHQDINEMLERNYWKVISTHYQQLKQKWSAHDAGVYIFPASKDQASIQSLGGKNGLTIDRFIFLFLTNGLSNSELKAIITHEYHHIFRLSVTEETEESITFLESMIMEGLAELAVSQEVGRDYTAVWTKELSLKQMKRVFKEWLEPHLFTRGRKDHHTLLYGGGPYHVPRWLGYRCGYLIVEQAYKTFNERSIKTVTEIPAEDWLSASGFLK; from the coding sequence GTGATAAGGATTGGTATTGTAAGAACGGACAAGTGGTTAACTCTTTACTTGGCTGAATGGAAAAAGAAATCCAACCTTATGCAAAAGATTGCATGGCATCAAAAAATGCTCATCTCTCCATTAGAGAAGGTGAGTGACTCTCTGCCAGATACAAATAAATTACAACAACATTTCATTCAATCAGGTCTTATTTTGCCAGAGGAAGATAGTCATCAAGACATCAATGAAATGCTCGAACGCAATTATTGGAAAGTGATATCCACCCATTATCAACAATTAAAACAAAAGTGGTCAGCTCATGATGCTGGGGTGTATATTTTTCCTGCTAGTAAAGATCAAGCTTCTATTCAATCTCTTGGCGGGAAAAATGGACTAACCATAGATCGTTTTATCTTTCTATTTTTAACAAACGGGTTATCAAATTCAGAATTAAAAGCCATTATTACGCATGAATATCATCATATATTCAGACTCTCTGTAACCGAAGAAACGGAAGAGTCGATTACTTTCTTAGAATCAATGATCATGGAAGGGTTAGCAGAGTTAGCTGTAAGTCAGGAAGTGGGAAGGGATTACACAGCGGTTTGGACGAAAGAACTTTCTTTGAAGCAGATGAAAAGGGTATTTAAAGAATGGCTCGAACCCCATTTGTTCACAAGAGGCAGAAAGGACCATCACACTCTCTTATATGGAGGCGGACCTTATCATGTACCGAGGTGGCTTGGGTATCGTTGTGGATATCTAATCGTAGAGCAGGCGTACAAAACGTTTAATGAACGTTCGATAAAAACAGTGACTGAAATACCAGCTGAAGATTGGCTGTCGGCATCAGGGTTTCTAAAGTGA
- a CDS encoding DNA topoisomerase III: MKLIIAEKPDQGAKLAAPFPMVKKQGYIEIKSCEMFPEGAFVTWAVGHLCELESPEKYDPKWKSWKLDTLPILPPTFKYKVSKGKYKQFQVVKKLIENRKVREIIMAGDAGREGELIVRLIIEQCRASHPLKRLWLSSLTRQAVIDGFNTLKPEQETRPLYDEALSRACADWLIGMNASRAYTLLLGEKGIDDVFSTGRVQTPTLALIVKREKEIEAFKPEPFWEVKAAFKMGEKTYEGVWHKKGETRVDSSRQALQIAQFCEGKPAIVQAIKEEKKEYAPPYLYNLSSLQTAANKRYKYSPKKTLDLAQKLYVKGYISYPRTDSSFVTKGEASTFPAILQKLSAFKEYESFFPLPVKSLMNNRRFVNDQKVSDHYAIIPTEQVPKQERLGAEERNIYDLIVRSLLAAHENAAIISHTQVETIVDGRATFQSKGKQMINEGWRKIIYEGKKQEDTLLPPLSHGEEGVVSKSVVKEGMTQPPKRYTEGQLITVMKAAGKSIEDKELEKVMMESHGLGTEATRAGIITVLKDRGYMKVEKNIVFPTQKGRLLIDSLGTSILASAEMTAKWEQRLREIGKGAASKNDFMEQARKLSVHLINEAVSQSRSWDFTNIDTSSIKRRGGKGSKSYTRNRQVKKTVGQCRLCQGEILDRGTFFGCSNYKSKKCTFTLSKTLLGKKLTETTVTTLLSKGETRVLKGFKKGEQTFDAALRLTPEGKITFQKKE; encoded by the coding sequence ATGAAGTTAATCATTGCAGAAAAACCTGATCAAGGAGCAAAGCTTGCCGCCCCTTTTCCAATGGTGAAAAAGCAAGGTTATATAGAAATTAAGTCATGTGAGATGTTTCCTGAAGGCGCATTTGTAACATGGGCAGTCGGTCATTTATGTGAATTAGAGTCACCAGAAAAGTATGACCCTAAATGGAAATCGTGGAAGTTAGATACTCTGCCCATTTTGCCGCCAACATTTAAATATAAAGTGAGTAAAGGAAAATATAAGCAATTTCAAGTTGTGAAGAAATTAATAGAGAATCGAAAAGTGAGAGAAATCATCATGGCAGGTGATGCAGGACGGGAAGGTGAATTAATTGTTCGTTTGATTATTGAACAATGCAGGGCATCTCATCCGTTAAAACGTTTATGGTTATCATCACTAACAAGACAAGCGGTAATTGATGGTTTTAACACGTTAAAGCCTGAACAGGAGACACGTCCTCTTTATGATGAAGCATTAAGCCGAGCATGTGCTGATTGGTTGATAGGGATGAACGCTTCTAGAGCCTATACTCTGCTTCTTGGTGAAAAAGGGATTGATGATGTGTTCTCCACAGGACGCGTTCAAACCCCTACACTAGCACTGATTGTGAAACGTGAAAAAGAAATCGAAGCCTTTAAGCCTGAACCATTTTGGGAAGTGAAGGCTGCCTTTAAAATGGGAGAGAAAACATATGAGGGTGTTTGGCATAAAAAGGGTGAAACAAGGGTGGATTCAAGTAGGCAAGCCCTGCAAATTGCTCAATTTTGCGAGGGGAAGCCAGCAATTGTTCAAGCTATCAAAGAAGAGAAAAAGGAATACGCTCCGCCTTATTTATACAATCTATCAAGCTTGCAAACTGCCGCTAATAAAAGATATAAATATTCCCCTAAAAAAACACTCGACCTTGCTCAAAAGCTCTATGTAAAAGGGTATATTTCCTACCCGCGTACAGACTCAAGCTTTGTTACGAAAGGGGAAGCAAGTACCTTTCCGGCAATCCTTCAAAAGCTTTCTGCATTTAAAGAGTATGAATCGTTTTTTCCTTTACCGGTTAAAAGCTTAATGAACAATCGACGATTTGTAAATGATCAAAAGGTAAGCGATCATTATGCGATTATACCGACAGAGCAAGTACCTAAGCAAGAGAGGTTAGGGGCTGAAGAGCGAAACATCTATGATTTAATTGTACGGTCGCTTCTTGCTGCTCATGAAAATGCAGCGATTATAAGTCATACTCAAGTGGAAACGATTGTTGATGGACGTGCAACGTTTCAATCGAAGGGCAAGCAAATGATAAATGAAGGCTGGCGGAAAATTATTTATGAAGGTAAAAAGCAGGAGGATACACTTTTACCTCCACTTTCGCATGGTGAAGAAGGCGTCGTTTCAAAGTCCGTTGTAAAAGAGGGTATGACTCAGCCTCCTAAAAGGTACACAGAAGGTCAGCTCATAACGGTGATGAAAGCTGCAGGTAAGTCAATTGAGGATAAAGAACTCGAAAAGGTTATGATGGAGTCACACGGACTCGGTACAGAAGCAACAAGAGCAGGAATTATAACGGTGTTAAAAGATAGAGGATATATGAAGGTAGAGAAAAATATAGTTTTCCCTACTCAGAAGGGCCGGTTATTAATTGATTCTCTTGGCACAAGTATCCTTGCTTCAGCTGAAATGACAGCTAAATGGGAACAACGGCTTCGTGAAATTGGAAAAGGTGCCGCTTCAAAGAACGATTTTATGGAGCAAGCTAGAAAATTATCTGTTCATTTAATTAATGAAGCGGTATCTCAATCTAGATCATGGGATTTTACAAACATTGATACATCAAGCATCAAGCGAAGAGGCGGAAAAGGTTCCAAGTCGTACACAAGAAACAGGCAAGTCAAGAAAACAGTAGGTCAGTGCCGGTTATGTCAGGGTGAAATCCTAGATCGGGGTACGTTCTTTGGATGTTCCAATTATAAGTCGAAAAAATGCACGTTCACTTTATCTAAAACTCTGCTTGGGAAAAAATTGACGGAAACCACCGTCACCACATTGTTATCTAAGGGAGAAACAAGGGTTTTAAAAGGTTTTAAAAAAGGGGAGCAGACATTTGATGCCGCCCTCCGTTTAACTCCTGAAGGGAAAATCACTTTTCAAAAAAAAGAATAA
- a CDS encoding alpha/beta hydrolase yields MKLEHIYKEAAKENMPTLLLLHGTGGNEKDLLPLADMIAPDASVLGVRGNILENGMPRFFRRISEGVFDEEDLIFRTNELNEFLNEASEKYKFDRHNIIAIGYSNGANIAASLLYHHASSLKGAALFHAMVPRKGVDIPNLEDLSVFVGAGKADPLIPAEETKELIDHLRDAGAHVTEHWGEGGHQLTRDEVIDAKSWFEEKIIK; encoded by the coding sequence ATGAAACTTGAACATATTTATAAAGAAGCAGCAAAAGAAAACATGCCTACGTTACTTTTGCTGCATGGAACAGGTGGGAATGAAAAGGATTTACTGCCCTTAGCAGATATGATTGCACCTGATGCCTCAGTTCTTGGTGTAAGAGGAAATATTCTAGAAAACGGGATGCCTCGATTTTTTAGAAGAATAAGTGAAGGTGTATTTGATGAAGAGGATCTTATCTTCCGTACAAACGAATTAAATGAATTTCTAAATGAAGCTTCCGAAAAGTATAAATTTGACCGTCACAATATCATTGCAATCGGCTATTCAAATGGTGCAAATATAGCCGCTAGCTTACTTTATCATCATGCCTCATCATTAAAAGGGGCGGCGCTGTTCCATGCGATGGTTCCTAGAAAAGGAGTAGACATTCCAAACTTAGAAGATCTCTCTGTTTTTGTCGGAGCTGGCAAGGCAGATCCTTTAATCCCTGCAGAAGAAACAAAAGAGCTGATCGATCACTTGCGCGATGCAGGGGCTCATGTGACAGAACACTGGGGCGAAGGCGGCCACCAATTAACAAGAGATGAAGTAATCGATGCGAAGTCTTGGTTTGAGGAAAAAATAATCAAATAA
- a CDS encoding ring-cleaving dioxygenase, with amino-acid sequence MSRKPLKGQHHVSAITANAKENYRFYTEILGMRLVKKSINQDDPSVYHLFYADERGNPGTDLTFFEIPHAGKTYHGTNSITATSLRVPNDKALDYWLNRFEEYKVEHDEMTRHTGRAILPFRDFEGQRLVLVSDEHDNGVSGGSPWKDSPVPVEHAIYGLGPVTLTVSRPELTEKVLTSIMGFRETRQYAPLVEGQKPVRVFETGEGGSGAEIHLEERKDMERERPGRGSVHHVAFRVENEEDMKKWVEHINEIGLPNSGFVERYYFRSLYFREPNGILFELATDGPGFEGDEPFETLGEKLSLPPYFESQRPQIEANLKPLKTSK; translated from the coding sequence ATGAGTAGAAAGCCTTTAAAAGGACAGCACCACGTATCAGCCATCACAGCAAATGCGAAGGAAAATTACCGGTTTTATACAGAAATATTAGGGATGAGATTAGTCAAAAAATCCATTAATCAAGATGATCCGTCCGTCTATCATTTATTTTACGCAGATGAGCGGGGGAATCCTGGTACAGATTTAACTTTTTTTGAAATTCCTCATGCTGGAAAAACGTATCATGGAACAAATAGTATAACGGCTACGTCTTTAAGAGTTCCTAACGATAAAGCATTAGATTATTGGCTGAATCGTTTTGAAGAATATAAAGTGGAACATGATGAAATGACAAGGCATACAGGAAGAGCGATTCTTCCTTTCAGAGATTTTGAAGGGCAGCGCTTAGTATTAGTATCAGACGAACATGACAACGGTGTGAGCGGAGGTTCTCCATGGAAGGATAGCCCTGTACCAGTTGAACATGCGATTTATGGGTTAGGTCCGGTTACTTTAACGGTTTCTCGTCCGGAATTAACGGAGAAGGTTCTCACGTCAATTATGGGCTTCCGCGAAACAAGACAATATGCACCGCTTGTAGAAGGTCAGAAGCCTGTGCGTGTATTTGAAACAGGTGAAGGCGGATCAGGAGCTGAGATTCACTTAGAAGAACGTAAGGACATGGAGCGTGAGAGACCAGGCAGAGGTAGTGTTCACCATGTGGCTTTTAGGGTTGAGAATGAAGAAGATATGAAAAAGTGGGTCGAACATATCAATGAGATTGGCCTGCCAAACTCGGGTTTTGTAGAAAGATATTATTTTAGATCCCTATATTTCAGAGAGCCAAACGGCATTTTGTTTGAATTAGCTACTGATGGCCCTGGTTTTGAAGGAGATGAGCCGTTCGAAACACTTGGTGAGAAACTTTCGCTGCCTCCTTACTTTGAAAGTCAGCGTCCGCAAATTGAAGCAAACCTTAAACCGTTAAAAACAAGCAAGTAA
- a CDS encoding MarR family winged helix-turn-helix transcriptional regulator, giving the protein MFSKSKHEDRLNVLIWFRLARLYHASIKQSNQHLSQWGLTASQFDLLVQIGTHQPLSQQELAEKLFVTKGNITQAIVKLEAEGLVLRKQEWRTKILSLTKKGKALFDEVVPKQEEFQASQFNGLTKIEQKELLRLLRKVEGHNN; this is encoded by the coding sequence GTGTTTAGCAAATCAAAACATGAAGATCGCTTAAACGTACTAATCTGGTTTCGTTTAGCTAGGCTGTATCATGCGAGTATTAAACAGTCTAATCAACATTTAAGTCAATGGGGGTTAACTGCTTCACAATTTGATTTACTCGTTCAAATCGGCACGCATCAACCTCTTTCACAACAAGAGTTAGCGGAAAAGCTTTTTGTTACAAAAGGAAATATTACGCAAGCAATCGTTAAGCTTGAGGCAGAAGGTTTAGTATTACGTAAGCAAGAGTGGCGTACAAAAATATTGAGTTTGACCAAAAAGGGAAAGGCATTGTTTGACGAAGTGGTGCCAAAACAAGAAGAATTTCAAGCCTCTCAATTTAATGGCTTAACAAAAATAGAACAAAAAGAATTACTGCGTTTATTGCGAAAAGTAGAAGGTCATAACAATTAG
- a CDS encoding PRC-barrel domain-containing protein, which produces MLLRAKTLKSYSMLASDGELGSLDDFYFDSDTATIRYFVGDTRTWFFGGKVLLSPLSFKEIDRSNERIAVNATKDQIKDSPKPEEHEPITRRYEQQLSSYYGWENYWADNAARRDITGFQAHAPMMPPIFNPEAPREEHNGLRSDEAHAREQQYREDQQLISVEDIKGYKVHTADGEAGKIHDCVIDDEDWKIRYFVVNVGGFFNKELVLVSIDWLNDVSWRDHTITFDLENKRIEDAPEFVSDQPITREDEAALYEHYNRKGYWVDIR; this is translated from the coding sequence ATGTTATTACGCGCAAAGACATTAAAATCGTATTCTATGTTAGCTAGCGACGGAGAATTAGGTTCGTTGGATGATTTTTATTTTGATTCCGATACCGCAACCATTCGTTACTTTGTTGGTGATACAAGGACATGGTTTTTTGGAGGAAAAGTTCTGCTAAGCCCATTATCTTTTAAAGAAATTGACCGATCGAATGAGCGTATTGCAGTTAATGCGACGAAAGATCAAATTAAAGATAGCCCTAAACCAGAAGAACATGAACCGATTACGAGGAGATACGAACAGCAACTAAGCTCTTATTACGGTTGGGAAAATTACTGGGCGGATAACGCCGCAAGAAGAGATATAACTGGCTTTCAAGCTCATGCTCCTATGATGCCTCCTATATTTAATCCTGAAGCCCCGCGTGAAGAGCATAATGGTTTGCGCAGCGATGAGGCACATGCAAGAGAACAGCAATATCGTGAAGATCAGCAGCTGATTAGTGTAGAAGATATTAAAGGCTATAAAGTTCATACAGCTGATGGTGAAGCAGGTAAGATCCACGACTGTGTCATAGATGATGAAGATTGGAAAATAAGATACTTTGTCGTAAATGTTGGAGGCTTCTTCAATAAAGAACTAGTACTTGTTTCCATCGATTGGCTTAATGATGTGAGTTGGAGAGATCACACGATTACGTTTGACCTAGAAAATAAACGAATCGAGGATGCACCTGAATTTGTATCCGACCAGCCTATTACGCGTGAAGATGAGGCTGCATTATATGAGCATTACAATCGCAAGGGATATTGGGTAGATATTCGCTAA
- the coaA gene encoding type I pantothenate kinase: MTTYQMVSRPSAFTTFTRNEWANLSHKTSITLTADEREQLQGLNETISAEEVTDIYLPLSELIYLHMKHANHLHKDLNQFFQKKTKKVPFVIGIAGSVSVGKSTTARLIQTLISRFPTQPKVDLVTTDGFLLPNAVLEERGLMKRKGFPESYDIESLLGFLTDLKSGCAYMETPLYSHLTYDRLTEKQIVEEPDVVIVEGINVLQVNKKNKKIPQMFVSDFFDFSIYVDAEEDNILNWYIERFKLLRNTAFQKPESFFHRYRHLSDEEAVGFATDIWKSINGVNLERNIRPTKNRADLILKKGAGHRVEEIMVKKK, translated from the coding sequence ATGACTACCTACCAAATGGTTTCTCGTCCGTCTGCATTTACTACGTTTACAAGAAATGAATGGGCGAATTTATCTCACAAAACATCCATTACCTTAACAGCTGATGAGCGAGAACAGCTGCAAGGGCTTAATGAAACGATCTCAGCCGAGGAAGTAACAGATATCTATCTGCCTCTCTCAGAGCTCATATATTTGCATATGAAGCATGCAAACCACTTGCATAAAGATCTAAATCAATTTTTTCAAAAGAAAACAAAAAAAGTTCCATTTGTTATTGGAATCGCTGGAAGTGTGTCAGTTGGAAAAAGTACGACAGCCAGATTGATTCAAACATTAATTTCACGTTTTCCTACGCAGCCTAAAGTTGATCTTGTGACAACAGATGGTTTTCTCTTACCAAATGCCGTATTAGAAGAACGGGGATTAATGAAGAGGAAAGGCTTTCCTGAGAGCTATGATATTGAAAGTTTACTCGGATTTCTAACCGACTTAAAGTCTGGTTGCGCTTACATGGAAACCCCTTTATACTCTCACCTTACGTATGATCGTTTAACTGAAAAACAGATTGTAGAAGAGCCAGATGTAGTGATTGTAGAGGGAATCAATGTTCTTCAAGTAAATAAAAAGAATAAAAAAATCCCACAAATGTTTGTCTCTGATTTCTTTGATTTTTCTATTTACGTTGATGCGGAAGAAGATAACATTTTAAACTGGTACATTGAAAGGTTTAAGCTCTTAAGGAATACCGCTTTTCAAAAACCTGAATCGTTCTTCCACCGTTACAGACATTTATCTGATGAAGAAGCAGTCGGGTTTGCAACTGATATATGGAAAAGTATAAATGGGGTAAATCTTGAACGTAATATTAGGCCTACTAAAAACCGTGCCGATCTTATTTTGAAAAAAGGGGCCGGACATCGAGTAGAAGAAATAATGGTTAAGAAAAAATAA